A genome region from Nycticebus coucang isolate mNycCou1 chromosome 22, mNycCou1.pri, whole genome shotgun sequence includes the following:
- the LOC128575128 gene encoding 60S ribosomal protein L37a-like translates to MAKRTKKVGIIGKYGTRYGASLRKMVKKIEISQHAKYTCSFCGKTKMKRRAVGIWHCGSCMKTVAGGAWTYNTTSAVTVKSVIRRLKELKDQ, encoded by the coding sequence ATGGCTAAACGCACCAAGAAGGTCGGGATCATCGGTAAATACGGGACCCGCTATGGTGCCTCCCTCCGGAAAATGGTGAAGAAGATAGAAATCAGCCAGCACGCCAAGTACACTTGCTCCTTCTGTGGCAAAACCAAGATGAAGAGACGAGCTGTGGGGATCTGGCACTGTGGTTCCTGCATGAAAACAGTAGCTGGTGGTGCCTGGACCTACAACACCACTTCTGCTGTTACAGTAAAGTCTGTGATTAGAagactgaaggaactgaaagacCAATAG